ATCAGTAGATCCAGATAAAACAGCGATCCGTTCACAACAATCTGAAGAGGAATCTTTGGATGGTTCCCGCACAAGCCCTGCTGGTGTCCCGGGTGCCCGTGCGAACTTGCCCGGCGCTGAAGACGCGGGCCAAGTGGGTTTCCGTCAAGACGTTAAAAAAGAAATCAAAACGACAAACTATGAAGTTCCAAAAACGGTTCGTAACATCCGCGAAGCTGCAGGTAACCTAGAGCGCGTGAGTGTGGCAGTCATGGTTGACGGTATGATGGTGACGACGACGAAAGAAGACGGCACTACTGAAACTAAATATCAACCTCGTTCAGCAGAAGATCTTAAAAAGTACGAAGATCTAATCAAGAACGCGATTGGCTTTAATGCCGCTCGTGGTGACAGTGTTAAAATTGAAAACCTTCAGTTCCAACCTGAAGACTTTTCTGAGGCTGAAAAGATCTTAACTACGCTTGAGCGTAAGAAACTTATCCATGCGTTGTTCAAGTGGGCGCTGCTTGGATTCAGCTTGGCCTTGTTCTTCTTCATCGTAGTTCGTCCATTCATGCAATGGATTACCGACAGCTTCCAAGATTCAGTGGAGGAAATGTTGCCACGTACAATCGAAGAACTGGAAGAACTGCAATCTGTTGATAACACGCTTCCAGGTATGTCGACAGCACTTCCTGTCCTTCAGGAATCTATTGATCCAGAGAAGGCTGAAAGTGAATTGTTGAAAGACCGTATTATGGCAAACATGGGCCGTGACGAAGAAAAAGCTGCAAATGCCTTTGGTATGTGGCTTGTTAGAAAGGATGGCTAATGAAAATCTATAAAACAGAAAATATCGAATACGAAAATCTAAAAGGATTCGATAAAGCTGCCATCCTAATCAATTACCTGGGTAAAGACGCGGTGAAGGTTTTGCTTCGCCGTATGGATGACGCTGATATTCGTAAGCTGATCAATCAAATGACGAAGCTTCGCGTAGTGCCTGTTCACGTTACAAAACGTGTGCTTGAAGAGTTCTATGAAATGATCTCTGAAACAGAAGATTATATCTTCTCTGAAACTATTTCCCATAAAGACACCATCGTTGATGCTTTGGGTGAAGAAAGAGCCCGCGGTATCCTGGGTGGTTTGAATATCAGTACAGGTGGTTCACGTTCACTTGAATCTTTAGAGATGGTGGATGCTAAATCCCTTGCGACCTTCCTAGTGAATGAACATCCACAAACTGTTGCCGTAATTCTTGCGCACTTAGAGCCAGAGAAAAAGGGCGAGGTTCTAAAACGTCTTCCTGAAGCACTTCAAGCCGAAGTGGTTCTGCGTATGGCAAACTTAGAGCACGTGGATCCTGAATTGATCGCTGAAATCGATAAAGTATTAAAAAATCAATTGTCCAATACTGCAACTGTTGAACAAGCTGCCTTGGGTGGTGTTCAACCGGTGGCAGAAATGCTCAACGTTATGGACAAAAACACTGAGACTGCAATCATGTCTCGCCTTGAAGAAAAAGATCCCTTATTGGCTGAAGAGATCCGCAAGCTTATGTTCGTTTTCGACGATATCGTCAAAATCGACGACCGCGGTATTCAAGCTCTTCTCAAAGAGGTACCAAACGAAAAACTTCTATTGGCACTAAAAACTGCCAGCGAAGAGATTCGTTCGAAGATTCTCAAAAACATCTCTGCCCGTGCGGCCGAGATGTTACGCGAGGATTTGAACAATATGGGACCATCGCGTTTGTCAGACGTAGAAGGCGCGCAACAAGAAATCGTCAACGTTGCCCGTCGTCTGGAAGCAGAAGGAAAAATCTTAATCGCAAGAGGCGGATCAGAAGATGCCATGGTCTAATTCTCCCGCAACAGCTAGGACTTCCCGTGCGGTATTGCCTAAGGAAGTCGCTGAAAAAACGGTTCTGGAGTTCGTACCAGTCAAGTTTGACTTGGGAACTCCAGAGCAGGCCCTTAATTATTTAGCGGAAAAAAGCAAGGGTTCTGATTTCCGTATGAATAACGCTGTCCGCGTACAAACGG
This is a stretch of genomic DNA from Bdellovibrio reynosensis. It encodes these proteins:
- the fliG gene encoding flagellar motor switch protein FliG; the protein is MKIYKTENIEYENLKGFDKAAILINYLGKDAVKVLLRRMDDADIRKLINQMTKLRVVPVHVTKRVLEEFYEMISETEDYIFSETISHKDTIVDALGEERARGILGGLNISTGGSRSLESLEMVDAKSLATFLVNEHPQTVAVILAHLEPEKKGEVLKRLPEALQAEVVLRMANLEHVDPELIAEIDKVLKNQLSNTATVEQAALGGVQPVAEMLNVMDKNTETAIMSRLEEKDPLLAEEIRKLMFVFDDIVKIDDRGIQALLKEVPNEKLLLALKTASEEIRSKILKNISARAAEMLREDLNNMGPSRLSDVEGAQQEIVNVARRLEAEGKILIARGGSEDAMV